From Acidothermus cellulolyticus 11B, a single genomic window includes:
- a CDS encoding AAA family ATPase yields the protein MRVPIATAGWESTWEADLVARLESADSGLVVVRRCVDVADLLACAAGGTIRAVIVSAGLPRLDLEVLHRLRACDVAVVGVATRPDDDRRLRQLGVQWFGRADDDPRSLAALVSAALRSAAQEAAASPAAAGRGELSGGVGVPGPALEGREAGWSPEPVSLGEGNQLIAVWGPTGAPGRTSVAIGLAAESAALGHPTLLIDADTYGGAVAQLLGLLDEAPGLAAAVRHANAGTLDVPALHRLAPVVVDNLRVLTGISRPERWPELRVASLRSVYALARQLAETVVVDCAFCLEDDDELSYDTLAPRRNAVTLVTVADADQVVAVGSADPIGLHRLIRGIDRLREIVPDAAIRVVVNRLRPGPISGPHVSGQIRAELAKFASVTDVVFIPDDRPAFDRAVADGRLLRECAPKSPAVRAFAQLARMVLSARRSGSA from the coding sequence ATGCGGGTGCCGATCGCCACCGCCGGATGGGAGTCGACCTGGGAGGCTGACCTCGTCGCCCGACTGGAGTCCGCCGACAGCGGGCTGGTCGTCGTCCGCCGGTGTGTCGACGTTGCGGATCTGCTGGCGTGCGCGGCTGGCGGCACGATCCGGGCGGTGATCGTATCCGCCGGCCTGCCCCGGCTCGACCTGGAAGTCCTGCACCGGCTCCGGGCGTGCGATGTCGCGGTGGTCGGAGTGGCAACCCGGCCGGACGACGACCGGCGCCTTCGCCAGCTCGGCGTCCAGTGGTTCGGGCGAGCCGACGACGATCCTCGGTCTCTCGCGGCTTTGGTCAGTGCCGCGCTTCGGTCAGCGGCGCAAGAGGCGGCAGCTTCGCCCGCGGCTGCTGGCCGTGGGGAACTGTCCGGCGGGGTTGGTGTTCCCGGGCCGGCGCTTGAGGGGAGGGAGGCCGGATGGTCGCCCGAACCGGTCAGCCTCGGTGAGGGGAATCAGCTGATTGCGGTATGGGGTCCGACCGGCGCACCTGGACGGACCAGCGTCGCGATCGGACTCGCCGCGGAGTCGGCAGCGCTGGGTCATCCGACGTTGCTGATCGACGCGGATACCTACGGCGGCGCGGTCGCCCAGCTCCTCGGCTTGCTGGACGAAGCTCCCGGGTTGGCGGCGGCCGTTCGGCACGCCAACGCCGGCACCCTCGACGTCCCCGCATTGCACCGGCTCGCTCCGGTTGTGGTCGACAACCTGCGGGTGCTCACCGGCATCAGCCGCCCGGAGCGTTGGCCGGAGCTGCGGGTCGCAAGTCTGCGCAGCGTGTATGCGCTCGCCCGGCAGCTCGCCGAGACGGTCGTCGTCGACTGCGCTTTCTGTTTGGAGGACGACGACGAGTTGAGCTACGACACCCTTGCGCCTCGGCGCAACGCCGTGACGCTGGTGACTGTGGCGGACGCCGATCAGGTGGTCGCCGTCGGTTCCGCGGACCCGATCGGCCTGCATCGCTTGATCCGAGGGATTGATCGCCTGCGGGAGATTGTTCCTGATGCTGCGATTCGAGTCGTGGTGAACCGGCTGCGCCCTGGACCAATCTCGGGTCCTCACGTGTCCGGGCAAATTCGAGCCGAGCTGGCGAAGTTTGCCAGCGTGACCGACGTAGTGTTTATCCCGGATGACCGGCCCGCATTCGACCGGGCCGTGGCGGACGGACGGCTCCTCCGGGAGTGTGCGCCGAAGTCACCTGCGGTCCGGGCGTTCGCGCAGCTGGCGCGCATGGTGCTCTCGGCGCGGCGAAGCGGAAGCGCTTGA
- a CDS encoding DUF6912 family protein, protein MRLYVPFTVSALKRRWQGMESELVGPGTVVHGVTPALREWYVEGDDEGLEYAAMTEAAAAAVHLVVAELNAGRPGPTGRVVLAIDLPDREVQHLPDLGMTALGTRVAVHASDAAALHVDDAAADPALRRLAAAIREETDDAPALLEQIVDRDLLWYAPSEVDRIGAGYADGM, encoded by the coding sequence GTGCGGCTGTACGTCCCGTTCACCGTGAGCGCTCTGAAACGCCGGTGGCAGGGGATGGAGAGCGAATTGGTTGGACCGGGGACGGTGGTCCACGGGGTGACGCCGGCGCTCCGGGAGTGGTACGTCGAAGGTGACGACGAAGGCCTCGAGTACGCGGCGATGACCGAGGCCGCCGCGGCCGCGGTGCATCTCGTCGTGGCCGAGCTGAACGCCGGCCGACCGGGACCGACCGGCCGGGTGGTTCTGGCAATCGATCTCCCTGATCGGGAGGTCCAACATCTGCCGGACCTCGGCATGACAGCGCTTGGCACCCGGGTCGCTGTCCATGCCTCTGACGCGGCCGCACTCCATGTCGACGACGCCGCGGCTGATCCAGCGCTTCGGCGGCTCGCCGCCGCCATCCGAGAGGAGACCGACGACGCTCCCGCCCTGCTCGAGCAGATCGTCGATCGGGACTTGCTCTGGTACGCACCGAGTGAGGTCGATCGGATTGGCGCAGGGTACGCCGATGGAATGTGA
- a CDS encoding methyl-accepting chemotaxis protein yields MSSTTPASPVTGGHVSTASHPDGDASLLVVLNVPTVLGLASLLAVLGLALSGTWDGTHTAIAAIGGAGTLLALLTARHIGRRLRSDINAVASVAEALAEGDLTRQSGVDRSDGLGRLARALDRAVTTLRQDVASVSAHARTLGSASVQLNSLAAALGTSAEAVSAQATASAEAANAVTNHVQAVSTGGQQMGSSIREISVNASEATRVAGQAVAVAQSTNDMVTRLGESSSQIGQVVKVITAIAQQTNLLALNATIEAARAGEAGKGFAVVAGEVKDLAQETARATEDIARRVEAIQADTAGAVAAISEISSIIERINEIQTVIASAVEEQTATTNEMNRAVDEAATGAHEIANRIGQVAQAAQQTAGTVANTRHAAEELSRLSGELQQLVGRFRY; encoded by the coding sequence ATGTCGTCGACCACGCCCGCGTCGCCCGTCACCGGTGGGCACGTTTCCACCGCCAGTCATCCGGACGGCGACGCATCCCTGCTCGTCGTTCTCAACGTCCCGACAGTGCTCGGACTCGCCAGCCTTCTCGCCGTCCTTGGCCTCGCCCTGAGCGGGACGTGGGATGGCACCCACACCGCAATTGCTGCGATCGGCGGTGCCGGCACCCTGCTCGCTCTCCTGACCGCCCGGCACATCGGCCGGCGGTTGCGGTCGGACATCAACGCTGTCGCCTCGGTCGCCGAGGCGCTCGCCGAAGGCGATCTCACGCGGCAATCCGGGGTTGACCGCAGTGACGGACTCGGGCGGCTCGCCCGCGCCCTCGACCGGGCGGTCACCACGCTGAGGCAGGACGTCGCCTCCGTGAGTGCCCACGCCCGCACCCTTGGCTCGGCATCAGTACAGCTCAATTCGCTGGCGGCTGCGCTGGGCACCTCAGCCGAGGCGGTCTCCGCGCAAGCAACCGCGTCAGCTGAAGCGGCCAATGCCGTGACGAACCACGTTCAGGCCGTGTCGACCGGCGGTCAGCAGATGGGCAGTTCCATCCGTGAGATCAGCGTCAACGCGAGTGAGGCAACCCGGGTCGCCGGACAAGCCGTCGCCGTCGCACAGTCGACGAATGACATGGTGACCCGGCTCGGCGAATCCTCGTCGCAGATCGGCCAGGTCGTCAAAGTGATCACCGCGATTGCGCAGCAGACGAACCTGCTCGCGCTCAATGCGACGATCGAGGCTGCCCGGGCCGGGGAAGCGGGCAAAGGATTCGCCGTGGTAGCCGGAGAGGTCAAGGATCTCGCCCAAGAGACGGCCCGTGCCACCGAAGACATCGCGCGCCGGGTCGAGGCGATTCAGGCGGACACCGCCGGAGCGGTAGCAGCGATCAGTGAAATCAGCTCAATCATCGAGCGGATCAACGAGATTCAAACCGTGATCGCGTCGGCGGTCGAGGAGCAGACGGCGACCACCAACGAGATGAATCGTGCGGTCGACGAAGCTGCGACCGGCGCGCACGAGATCGCAAACCGGATCGGTCAGGTCGCGCAGGCTGCACAGCAGACTGCCGGCACGGTGGCGAACACGCGGCACGCCGCCGAGGAGCTGTCACGGCTGTCGGGCGAATTGCAGCAACTGGTCGGGCGCTTCCGGTACTGA
- the pruA gene encoding L-glutamate gamma-semialdehyde dehydrogenase translates to MDGLVAVPAPRNEPVIDYRPGTAERERLAAKLKDLAASRQDFAMALGDERRMGGGDRISVVQPHRKDAVLGVLGEATAADVSTAVDRALAAAPGWRAMDFADRAAIFLRAADLLTGPYRAAMAAATMLGQSKTCYQAEIDAICELADFWRFNVWFAQRILADQPLSTPGTWNRADYRPLEGFVVAITPFNFTSIAGNLPTAPALMGNVVVWKPAPTQQAAASLLLRILEDAGLPPGVVTMVTGRGAAVSEVALAHEDLAGVHFTGSTATFNHLWRRVAENLDRYRNYPRIVGETGGKDFVVAHPSADVDVLQTALIRGAFEYQGQKCSAVSRAYLPRSLWKRMRDRFLAEVTDIPVGDVTDFSVFMGALIDERAYRRVVAAIERAAATPGLSIAAGGTYTDDPGWFVRPTVILGEDPHDEVFTTEYFGPILAIFVYEDDDYADVLDLAATTSRYGLTGSIVATDRRAITLACERLRYAAGNFYINDKPTGAVVGQQPFGGSRASGTNDKAGSVQNLLRWTTTRIVKENFLPPTDYRYPHMEDR, encoded by the coding sequence GTGGACGGCCTGGTGGCGGTGCCGGCGCCGCGTAATGAGCCGGTCATTGACTATCGGCCCGGGACGGCGGAACGCGAGCGATTGGCCGCAAAACTTAAGGATCTCGCGGCGAGCCGGCAGGATTTCGCCATGGCGCTGGGAGACGAGCGCCGGATGGGCGGCGGAGACCGCATCTCGGTCGTGCAGCCGCATCGCAAAGATGCCGTCTTGGGGGTGCTGGGCGAAGCGACAGCGGCGGATGTCTCGACAGCGGTGGACCGGGCGCTGGCCGCGGCCCCCGGGTGGCGGGCGATGGATTTCGCGGACCGGGCGGCGATTTTCCTTCGGGCGGCCGACCTGCTGACCGGCCCGTACCGCGCCGCCATGGCGGCCGCGACCATGCTCGGTCAGAGCAAGACGTGTTATCAGGCGGAGATTGACGCAATTTGCGAGTTGGCCGACTTCTGGCGGTTCAATGTGTGGTTTGCGCAGCGGATTCTCGCCGACCAGCCGTTGAGCACGCCGGGAACGTGGAACCGGGCGGATTATCGCCCGCTCGAGGGTTTCGTCGTAGCGATTACGCCGTTCAACTTCACGTCAATAGCGGGAAATCTGCCCACGGCGCCGGCGTTGATGGGCAATGTCGTGGTCTGGAAGCCCGCTCCGACGCAGCAGGCGGCGGCCTCCTTGCTCCTGCGCATATTGGAGGACGCCGGCCTGCCGCCGGGAGTGGTGACGATGGTGACCGGACGTGGCGCCGCGGTATCGGAGGTCGCCCTGGCGCACGAGGATTTGGCCGGCGTCCACTTCACCGGTTCGACGGCGACGTTCAACCATCTCTGGCGGCGGGTGGCGGAGAACCTTGACCGATATCGCAATTACCCGCGCATTGTGGGTGAGACGGGAGGGAAGGATTTCGTCGTCGCCCATCCGTCAGCCGACGTGGACGTCCTTCAGACTGCGTTGATCCGCGGGGCGTTTGAGTACCAGGGACAGAAATGCTCGGCGGTCTCCCGCGCGTATCTGCCGCGGTCGCTCTGGAAACGGATGCGGGATCGGTTCCTTGCCGAAGTGACGGACATACCGGTGGGGGACGTCACCGACTTCTCGGTCTTCATGGGTGCGCTGATCGATGAACGCGCCTATCGGCGGGTGGTCGCGGCCATCGAGCGGGCCGCTGCAACGCCGGGCTTGTCGATTGCCGCCGGTGGGACGTACACCGACGATCCCGGCTGGTTCGTCCGGCCGACGGTGATTCTTGGTGAGGATCCGCATGACGAGGTTTTCACGACCGAGTACTTCGGTCCGATTCTTGCGATATTCGTCTACGAGGACGACGATTATGCGGACGTCCTTGATCTGGCGGCGACGACCAGTCGCTACGGGTTGACCGGTTCGATCGTGGCAACCGACCGGCGGGCGATCACGCTGGCGTGCGAGCGGTTACGGTACGCGGCGGGCAACTTTTACATCAACGACAAGCCGACGGGCGCTGTCGTCGGTCAACAGCCATTCGGCGGCAGTCGAGCCAGCGGGACGAACGACAAGGCCGGATCGGTGCAGAACCTGCTGCGCTGGACGACCACCCGCATTGTCAAGGAGAATTTCTTACCGCCGACCGATTACCGCTACCCACACATGGAAGACCGGTGA